The following are encoded together in the Acidobacteriota bacterium genome:
- a CDS encoding DUF4388 domain-containing protein: MSLVGSLEDLPIPDILQLVNLSGRTGILEVRNSLGKHLLAFSKGKLVYASSDAIRINLPDLLVEMGKVERGRLGEILVRVSDGEGDLVSLLIAEGVVSPEVISQVAKEYFRAVIQNITNSGEGEFSFSLEKELSPERLGYEPGEILLPDGFSPQHLLLEEARAEDERSEGLSNARTLAREFFIRGGEREVVRLSQKEETKEGVAVLARKRVSPEELVDLREFLAEEKGKRKVGERERHLVLVEEDPTSRRWIGDYLKKQRFIVHAVDSVSLAYELVKRLLSEDKDLVLISDLIIPSFERDGYLGGLDLLERMKEENLDVPVIIMTEHLDVNVRHKAYLLGATNYLFKPSALDAPFDQREYLYVQFAEELSCILRRLFDTLSKAKSPLSPSAIKGNEGAIRRQIRILKEMVEELKQPESSSQISLLALRIASEVLERAFLFLVKAKEYVGVGGFGLKRMAAMNERLRRIRIPLFENSVFDILLKTKRTYKGELPDTKWNRYLISELEGVKPKEVVAVPILSKGKVVAVLYGDNGEGGKPIENIEGIEIFMSQVGIAFENALLERKLKALLSSRG; encoded by the coding sequence ATGAGCCTGGTTGGCAGTTTAGAGGATCTCCCGATCCCCGATATCCTTCAGTTGGTCAACCTTTCGGGAAGAACGGGCATCCTCGAGGTGAGGAACTCCTTAGGGAAGCATCTCCTTGCCTTTAGTAAGGGGAAACTGGTCTACGCCTCATCCGACGCCATTCGGATCAATCTTCCCGATCTGCTGGTGGAGATGGGGAAGGTGGAGCGGGGAAGGTTAGGGGAGATCCTCGTTCGGGTGAGCGATGGTGAGGGAGATTTGGTCTCCCTTCTGATAGCCGAAGGGGTGGTTTCTCCTGAGGTGATATCCCAAGTGGCAAAGGAGTACTTCCGGGCGGTCATCCAGAACATCACCAACTCCGGTGAGGGTGAGTTTTCCTTTTCCCTGGAGAAGGAGCTTTCGCCGGAGAGACTGGGTTATGAACCGGGCGAGATCCTTCTTCCCGATGGTTTCTCCCCCCAACACCTGCTCCTTGAGGAAGCGAGGGCAGAGGATGAGCGTTCAGAGGGGCTGAGCAATGCCCGTACCCTTGCCCGTGAGTTCTTCATTCGAGGAGGAGAAAGAGAGGTGGTACGGCTTTCGCAAAAGGAAGAGACAAAGGAAGGGGTGGCGGTGTTGGCGAGGAAGAGGGTTTCTCCGGAGGAGTTGGTAGACCTCAGGGAATTCCTCGCTGAGGAGAAGGGAAAAAGAAAGGTTGGGGAGAGGGAGAGACATTTAGTGCTGGTGGAGGAGGACCCAACCTCAAGGAGGTGGATAGGGGATTACTTGAAGAAGCAGAGGTTCATTGTCCATGCGGTGGATTCCGTCTCTCTCGCCTACGAGTTGGTGAAGAGGTTGCTCTCCGAGGATAAGGATTTGGTTTTGATCAGCGACCTGATAATCCCTTCGTTTGAGCGGGATGGTTATCTCGGGGGGCTCGATCTCCTTGAGAGGATGAAGGAGGAGAATCTCGATGTGCCGGTGATAATAATGACCGAGCACCTCGATGTCAATGTGAGGCATAAGGCTTACCTTCTCGGCGCTACCAATTACCTCTTTAAGCCAAGTGCCCTCGATGCCCCTTTCGATCAGCGGGAATACCTCTATGTCCAATTCGCTGAGGAACTCTCCTGCATTTTGAGGCGTCTCTTCGATACCTTGAGCAAGGCGAAATCCCCTTTATCTCCCTCAGCCATAAAGGGAAACGAAGGAGCGATAAGGAGGCAGATAAGGATATTGAAGGAGATGGTTGAGGAGCTGAAACAGCCGGAGAGCTCCTCCCAGATCTCCCTCCTTGCCCTCCGCATCGCCTCCGAGGTATTGGAGCGAGCTTTCCTCTTCCTCGTCAAGGCGAAGGAATATGTTGGTGTCGGGGGGTTTGGGTTGAAGAGGATGGCGGCGATGAACGAAAGGCTTCGTCGCATCAGGATTCCTCTGTTTGAGAACTCCGTCTTTGATATCCTTTTGAAGACCAAGAGGACATACAAAGGGGAACTCCCCGATACCAAGTGGAATCGCTACCTTATCTCTGAGCTCGAAGGGGTAAAACCGAAGGAGGTGGTTGCTGTCCCTATCCTGAGTAAGGGGAAGGTGGTAGCCGTCCTTTATGGGGATAACGGGGAGGGGGGAAAGCCGATAGAGAATATTGAAGGAATAGAGATATTTATGAGCCAGGTGGGCATCGCCTTTGAGAACGCCCTCTTGGAGCGAAAATTAAAAGCACTCCTTTCGTCAAGGGGATGA
- a CDS encoding response regulator, whose translation MGREVRILVVEDSATVRRLIEFHLKKIPGVELEEAEDGLVAMEKLSSDRYDLVITDILMPRMDGLKLVNYIRSNEKLKKLPILILTTKGGDEDRKKGMELGANAYVAKPIDPREFMEAVLRLLE comes from the coding sequence ATGGGAAGGGAAGTAAGGATATTGGTAGTTGAGGATTCTGCCACAGTGAGAAGATTGATTGAGTTTCATCTGAAAAAAATACCTGGGGTAGAGTTGGAGGAGGCGGAAGATGGCCTTGTAGCTATGGAAAAGCTTTCCTCAGATAGATATGACCTGGTGATAACCGATATCCTTATGCCCCGGATGGATGGGCTAAAGTTGGTCAATTATATCCGTTCCAATGAGAAGTTGAAGAAACTTCCGATATTGATCCTCACCACCAAAGGAGGGGATGAGGATAGGAAGAAGGGAATGGAGCTCGGGGCTAATGCCTATGTGGCTAAGCCGATCGATCCCCGGGAGTTTATGGAAGCGGTCCTTAGGTTGCTGGAGTAA
- a CDS encoding GAF domain-containing protein produces the protein MAEEGKDNVIEKGREILRILEESKEFTRRLLKENERLRFQNVSLAKKVEELTRRGSKEVLAPYLEEIDRLKKELADLRDKYAEVERENMDFAQKYIEVEEQNNNLANLYIASYQLHSTLDFKEVVQIICEIVINLIGAEVFTIFLFDEKRKELGGVAGEGRPSDIGRYVPLGEGVIGWTAEKGEIFILETPEEIEAAGGERPIACIPLKIKKRLIGVIVVYKLFVQKRKGFTPMDRELFSLLAGHAATALYSAKLYSSMERKLNTIESFMELLASKQPE, from the coding sequence ATGGCAGAGGAAGGGAAGGACAATGTGATAGAGAAGGGAAGGGAGATCCTTCGCATCCTTGAGGAGAGCAAGGAGTTTACCAGACGGCTCCTCAAGGAGAACGAACGGCTCCGCTTCCAGAATGTATCTTTAGCCAAGAAGGTCGAGGAGCTTACCAGGAGAGGTTCGAAGGAGGTTCTCGCCCCCTATCTGGAGGAGATAGATCGGCTGAAGAAGGAGCTTGCTGACCTCAGGGATAAATACGCTGAAGTGGAGCGGGAGAATATGGACTTCGCTCAGAAATATATCGAGGTTGAGGAGCAGAATAACAATTTAGCCAATCTCTATATCGCGAGTTATCAGCTTCATTCCACCCTCGATTTCAAAGAGGTGGTTCAGATAATCTGCGAGATAGTGATCAACTTGATCGGGGCAGAGGTTTTCACCATCTTTCTCTTCGACGAGAAGAGAAAGGAGCTCGGGGGGGTGGCTGGTGAGGGCCGTCCCTCCGATATAGGACGTTATGTTCCTTTAGGCGAAGGGGTTATCGGTTGGACGGCGGAGAAGGGGGAGATATTCATCCTTGAGACCCCGGAGGAGATCGAGGCAGCAGGAGGAGAGAGGCCCATTGCCTGTATTCCCCTCAAGATAAAGAAACGGCTCATTGGGGTCATCGTTGTCTACAAGCTCTTCGTCCAGAAGAGAAAGGGGTTTACCCCGATGGATAGGGAGCTTTTCTCTCTTCTCGCCGGTCATGCGGCAACCGCCCTTTATTCGGCAAAGCTTTATTCCAGTATGGAGAGAAAGTTAAACACCATAGAAAGCTTTATGGAGCTTTTGGCCTCAAAGCAGCCGGAGTGA